TAATATGAATACTTCTAATAATAATATAGCGATTAATCTGCCTTTTTTCTTCTTTTTTTCTTTTGCCATAGTAACTTAAAACCTTGCCTTTCTGTAATGCTGTGTTAATCGTATACGTCAATAAGCATTTTTGTTAATAAAGCCCTTGAAAATGGTTAAAAACAGTATTTTAATATCAAGTCCCAGAGTCCAGTTCTCTATATAATACAAGTCATGGTCAATTCGCTTTCGGATGGAGGTATCGCCGCGATAGCCATTGATCTGCGCCCATCCCGTCATACCGGGAGAAACCTGATGCTTTATCATATAGCGGGGAATTTCCTCCTTGAATTTTTCTACAAAGAACGGCCTTTCCGGTCTTGGACCGACCAGACTCATATCTCCCTTAAGGATATTAAATAATTGGGGCAGCTCGTCTATGCTTGTCTTACGAATGAATTTACCAATACCCGTAACACGTGGATCCCGTTTGGTAGTCCATGCCTTTTTCTCATCCTTCTCCGACTGGACCTCCATAGAACGGAATTTATACATTTTAAATTCTTTATTGTGCTTTCCAATTCGAATCTGTGAAAATATCACAGGGCCGGGGGAGGTTATCTTAATAATAATCGCCACCAGTAGCATCGGAATGGAAAACAGGAGTAGAGCTAAGGAAGCTCCGAGAATGTCAACAAGTCGTTTGATAATCCTGTTATAGGTGTTACTGAGAGGTACATTACGGATATTAATAACCGGTAAGCCATACAAATCTTCCGTATAGGGCTTGGTAGGGATAAAGCCATAATAATCTGGAACGAATTTAGTATGAACACCGGATTTTTCACATATGTTTACTATGTTCTCCAGCTTTTCGTATTCATTAATACTTAAGGTAATCGCAATTTCATCCAGGCTCATCTTAGATAAGAACGATTCTAAGTGCGTAATGGTTCCAATTACGGGAACCTTTTTATACATGGTACCAATTTCCATGTTATCATCCAGAATTCCATGAATATAGTATCCCCATTGAGGATTAGCGAAAATTCGATCAATATATGCTTCAGCAGCATGTCCATAACCAACAAGGATCACATGCTTCAGGTTATAGCCCTTACGGCGTGCAACCTTCAGTGCATAGGACAGTGCCATACGAGAAATGATATTAAACAGGATATTCATACTAAAGAATAATCCTAGAAACTTTCTGGAAATCTGAAATTCCTTAGTAAGGTATAAGAATGAGAAATAAAATGCAATACCGAAGATATTTGCTAATATAATATTCAAAATCTCAGTCCATCTACGCTTTCCGCGCTTTGGAGTATAAAGGCGGCAAAAGTAATAGATAAATAAATATACAGGCACTAAGAATAATAAGCTTTGTGCATATACCTCTACAGGGTAGAAGGTACCAGGTTCTACTCGAAAAAAGTGTAGCTTTGTCAGCGGACTATAAAAACGCAAATAATATGTGAGTAGATAAGCAATCACTATAATGATGGCATCCATAAGAACATGGACTCTGTTTAACATTTTCTGATTATCTTTTATCATATCGACCCCTACTTTGTGGTGTTATGCTTGTGATTAACTTCTCTACTATAATACATGATTAAGCAGATTTCAACAATAATAATTTTATTAAGATTCTATAACGAAAACGGAAAAGCTTTACAGAAACATGATAATATTCTATTATTAGTATGAATTTCTACAGTAAAAATCATGCGATGAAACAACAGGATAACATAGGCAGCTATATCAACTTTTTGTTGCCTTAAGGTAATAAATTTTTCTGTATATTTTCACAAACTTTACACAATATGCTGATAAACTATGAAATAACAAAAGATGAAAATGATATATGACAATAGAGGAAAGGAGAATGGATATGTCAGAATTCGATCGAGACAATCAGAATCCGGGAGGAAATCAAAACAACAATAGCAATAAGGTTCCGGAGTACAGCTTCTGGGCTGAGCAGATCAGTAATAACCAAATCAATACCAATAACAATCCCAGTCCGAATTCTTGGGGTGCTAATAATAATCCCTACCAATATCAACATAATGCAGATCCTTATTCAAGTAACGTAAATCCTTATTCCAATAATGTAAATCCTTATTCCAATAACGTAAATCCTTATTCAGGTAACGTAGATTCTTATTCCAATAATATGAACGCCTATCCTAATAATATGAATGGCTTTCCAATAAAAGAAGAGGGTAAGAAAGAAAAGAAGAAAAGAGGAAAAGGCAGTAAAATTCTTCGCTACCTTGCAAAGGCAGTATGCTTTGGAGTAATTGCCGGTATCAGTTTTCTGCTGATAGAGCAACTCTTCTATGTTATTAATCCGGATGTAGAAAGAGTCGGGATTTTTACCGGTACCCGTAAGGAGGAGGAAGAGGAGAAGTTCCATATTGGTTATACGGAAGAGGCGCAGGTTAAGACGGCGTTACACTCAGAAGTCAGCAATGTTATTGGTTCCACAGTACCCTCAATTGTCTCCATTACCAGCGTAACGAATCAACCCACTGAATGGTTTGGACAGCGCTTCAATGAAGAATATCAGGGAAGCGGTTCTGGAATTATTGTAGGGGAAAATGAAAATGAACTATTAATTGC
The nucleotide sequence above comes from Variimorphobacter saccharofermentans. Encoded proteins:
- a CDS encoding undecaprenyl-phosphate glucose phosphotransferase, with the protein product MIKDNQKMLNRVHVLMDAIIIVIAYLLTYYLRFYSPLTKLHFFRVEPGTFYPVEVYAQSLLFLVPVYLFIYYFCRLYTPKRGKRRWTEILNIILANIFGIAFYFSFLYLTKEFQISRKFLGLFFSMNILFNIISRMALSYALKVARRKGYNLKHVILVGYGHAAEAYIDRIFANPQWGYYIHGILDDNMEIGTMYKKVPVIGTITHLESFLSKMSLDEIAITLSINEYEKLENIVNICEKSGVHTKFVPDYYGFIPTKPYTEDLYGLPVINIRNVPLSNTYNRIIKRLVDILGASLALLLFSIPMLLVAIIIKITSPGPVIFSQIRIGKHNKEFKMYKFRSMEVQSEKDEKKAWTTKRDPRVTGIGKFIRKTSIDELPQLFNILKGDMSLVGPRPERPFFVEKFKEEIPRYMIKHQVSPGMTGWAQINGYRGDTSIRKRIDHDLYYIENWTLGLDIKILFLTIFKGFINKNAY